In one window of Microplitis demolitor isolate Queensland-Clemson2020A chromosome 4, iyMicDemo2.1a, whole genome shotgun sequence DNA:
- the LOC128667677 gene encoding uncharacterized protein LOC128667677, with the protein MSGEKYPKNITDVKSKIDDNGILMCFICSSQSLPEKWKYHKKKEEHLLTLPYFTENFKDYSSDQIKCKLCKDFIPKNLFKKHADEHQLMPWYRPADEFVIYFKNFIHPMGRNYYCYLCTKKHKSWYLSLTHVGGKKHQKRLKIYTRQININEATLLPDPDLCKDLVINTIYPFVFSQLRCLSCDEIINGYETSAEHIAGEVHQNKFAEKLINDMAKLLMEEHLSWENSSDINRSKVFTSVRTKTINDHNNGDNNDYDITSSNSTRSSDSGIKIVLKRFTNFIGHGINNFYCFLRNAALNETDNNLVSNDQLEFNTNSQVSESDPILSEVKNSDICKFFKNYIFLKNLISEKNYKKDFYCFLCQIQLSFEFFPSNIMEHMEDPNHQNLMKENKNIKNIANDLLCTPTFVDLLWMENICQIDNSLLHCFTCSCSFSSYVHAQEHLDLVHSIMSEKSLDQAVESVDSFETGDNKMSLNEPEDNAVSIDQSVISTGTQISETNSTLSEESPKSSSSELNNLLTEPENSMNQVVKSVHSSETSSKSLLKKPDDYSVVSKSKMISMNETESEFYQYFDNFIFKDFKDYFCHLCKKSLRSIAAVTKHMNDVNHQDELTNKKKIIEFINTVPRKPNVYEKLVRNNIFPFNFRFMECFTCNTIFFSYKYAERHINSQQHLTHHGPIFIAPSKLVRQRPNLCPPKVISNYPSAATSSQSSTCELILWDSTRTEAESKSLIPLPARSKEKKELSSNALPLDLYRYNDAKKYLVHCDICRERLDSRVKLHIHLSSHFWQLFTDDNIRGLKSLVNLDAGILINFSDGTFCDGQVIPGVRSRRKDCSIVKNDSKATKNRNLKKKKRWRTKLEIKKSAKLD; encoded by the coding sequence ATGTCTGGTGAAAAATATCCTAAAAATATAACTGATGTAAAATCTAAAATTGATGACAATGGAATATTGATGTGTTTTATTTGCTCATCACAATCACTTCCGGAAAAATGGAAATATCATAAGAAGAAAGAAGAGCATTTATTAACATTGCCATATTTTACGGAAAACTTTAAAGATTATTCCAGTGatcaaattaaatgtaaattatgcAAAGACTTTattcctaaaaatttatttaaaaaacatgcGGATGAACATCAGTTGATGCCATGGTACAGACCAGCTGATGagtttgttatatattttaaaaattttatccatCCAATGGGTAGaaattattactgttatttgTGCACTAAGAAACATAAAAGTTGGTATTTATCATTGACACATGTCGGTGgtaaaaaacatcaaaaacgTTTGAAAATCTATACcagacaaataaatatcaatgaagCAACTCTGCTGCCAGATCCTGATCTTTGTAAAGATTTGGTAATCAATACCATTTATCCGTTTGTATTTTCACAACTGCGGTGTCTTTCATGTGATGAAATCATTAATGGATATGAGACTTCTGCAGAGCATATTGCTGGTGAAGTTCATCAGAATAAATTCGctgaaaaattgataaacgATATGGCGAAATTATTAATGGAAGAACATTTGAGTTGGGAAAATAGTTCAGACATTAATAGATCAAAGGTATTTACTAGTGTGAGAACTAAAACTATCAATGATCATAATAATGGAGATAATAATGACTACGATATTACATCAAGTAATTCAACGAGGTCTTCAGATTCGGGAATAAAGATTGTTTTGAAACGCTTTACAAATTTCATTGGTCACggtatcaataatttttattgttttttacgtAATGCAGCATTAAATGAAACAGATAACAATCTAGTATCTAATGATCAACTAGAATTTAATACTAACAGCCAGGTGTCTGAAAGTGATCCAATACTAAGTGAGGTTAAGAATTCGGACATAtgtaaattctttaaaaattatattttccttaaaaatttaatctcggaaaaaaattacaaaaaagatttttactGCTTTCTGTGTCAAATACAATTGTCATTCGAATTTTTTCCGTCAAATATAATGGAACATATGGAGGATCCAAATCATCAGAATCttatgaaagaaaataaaaatatcaagaatATAGCCAATGATCTTTTGTGTACTCCAACTTTTGTTGATTTACTCTGGATGGAAAATATTTGTCAAATCGACAATTCTTTGCTGCATTGTTTCACATGTTCATGTTCTTTTTCGTCATATGTTCATGCTCAAGAACATCTTGATCTTGTACATTCAATTATGTCGGAAAAGTCGTTGGATCAAGCTGTTGAATCTGTCGATTCATTTGAAACGGGTGATAATAAAATGTCTTTAAATGAGCCAGAGGACAATGCAGTATCCATTGACCAATCAGTCATTAGTACTGGCACCCAAATATCAGAAACTAATTCAACACTCAGTGAAGAGAGTCCTAAAAGCTCATCATCAGAACTAAACAATCTACTAACTGAGCCGGAAAATTCGATGAATCAAGTTGTTAAATCAGTTCATTCATCTGAGACAAGTAGTAAAAGCTTACTGAAAAAGCCAGATGATTATTCAGTAGTATCTAAGAGTAAAATGATTTCAATGAATGAAACGGAAAgtgaattttatcaatattttgataattttatatttaaagattttaaagaTTATTTCTGTCATctatgtaaaaaaagtttgcgGTCAATAGCAGCAGTAACGAAACATATGAACGACGTAAACCATCAAGATgaattgacaaataaaaaaaaaataatagaatttattaatacggTTCCACGCAAACCTAATGTTTATGAGAAACTTgtacgaaataatatttttccctTCAACTTTAGATTCATGGAATGCTTCACAtgcaatactattttttttagttataaatatgCTGAACGACATATAAATAGCCAACAACATTTAACACATCATGGGCCTATTTTCATTGCACCATCGAAATTAGTAAGACAGAGACCTAATTTATGTCCACCAAAAGTAATATCCAATTATCCATCAGCAGCTACGAGCAGTCAGTCATCAACTTGTGAATTAATATTATGGGATTCAACGAGGACTGAAGCTGAGTCTAAATCATTGATTCCACTGCCGGCTAGATcaaaagagaaaaaagaattatCGTCGAACGCGTTACCTCTCGATCTTTATCGATACAATGatgcgaaaaaatatttagtacatTGCGATATTTGTCGTGAACGTTTGGATTCTCGGGTTAAGTTACATATTCATTTATCGAGTCATTTTTGGCAATTATTTACAGATGATAATATCAGAGGTTTAAAATCTCTTGTTAATCTTGACGCTGGAATTCTGATAAATTTCTCTGATGGCACATTCTGTGATGGCCAAGTGATTCCGGGTGTTAGATCAAGAAGAAAAGATTGTTCGATAGTAAAAAATGACTCAAAGGCAacgaaaaatagaaatttaaaaaaaaaaaaaagatggcgTACAAaactcgaaataaaaaaaagcgcaAAATTGGATTAA
- the LOC106693389 gene encoding speckle targeted PIP5K1A-regulated poly(A) polymerase encodes MVCRKTVSFSLRNVYEHFRSVEHSYFLMQMVQDQMKFDSVPNEFSDLHLAREMIEDKSDRHVVCYACDPVKPAVLLNNNDALGIHINERKHQDEKNKLKNNLQQFISDFNSRLEYSWYNVQRYWCVVCSMHFKLENRFHKHLNSQKHQKKCAKFVELEDFVCDFCPTCGILFYGFKNTFTYHANCRFHKYYADKSFYLITRLPTAAEELLINAEQLMTTKLEELDEEAETMRKNEQLLLDDLKNTTSNYLDVKIHPFGSRISGLGSKNSDFDIFLDYFIFFEKSRHSLKQNENIWTVQRVITDCRIPIIKLVHRPTGIDCDLSFTSGLTTENTKLIKMYLDKYPLCRKLILFIKDWINICNLSGEDGISSYTIAWMVIYYLQTKFILPSVADLITVEGNSCMISGWETGVYEDISDIINNSSFKNLLRGFFIMCAGFDYRNNIFCPLMGRPIRKKDFVVSGRLKNLPIEMLPYKNYVKKNKNLDAFRFDAAIGVQDPFDLSHNLTKAVKKSTMNRFKIYCLLSTQKLIDNK; translated from the exons ATGGTATGCCGTAAAACAGTATCATTTTCACTACGAAATGTCTATGAACACTTTCGCAGTGTTGAGCACTCGTATTTTCTAATGCAAATGGTCCAAGATCAAATGAAGTTCGACAGTGTACCGAATGAATTTAGTGATCTACATCTAGCACGTGAAATGATAGAAGACAAAAGTGATCGACATGTTGTCTGCTATGCCTGCGATCCTGTAAAACCTGCAGTTCTTCTAAATAATAACGACGCCTTGGGAATTCACATAAATGAACGTAAACATCAAGATGAGAAAAATAAGTTGAAGAATAATTTGCAACAATTTATCAGTGATTTTAATTCAAGACTAGAATACAGTTGGTATAATGTTCAAAGGTACTGGTGCGTAGTTTGCAGTATGCACTTTAAACTTGAGAACAGATTTCACAAACATCTAAATTCACAGAAACATCAGAAAAAATGCGCGAAATTTGTTGAGTTAGAAGATTTTGTATGCGATTTTTGTCCAACGTGCGGTATACTATTCTAcggatttaaaaatacatttacttaTCACGCGAATTGTAGATTCCATAAATATTATGCTGACAAATCATTTTATCTTATTACGCGATTACCGACTGCTGCTGAAGAACTACTGATTAATGCAGAGCAACTCATGACAACTAAATTAGAGGAGCTGGATGAGGAAGCAGAGACAATGAGAAAGAATGAACAGTTATTGTTAGATGACTTAAAAAATACTACTAGCAATTACCTTGATGTCAAAATCCATCCTTTTGGTTCTCGGATCTCCGGATTAGGGTCAAAGAATAgtgattttgatatttttcttgatt atttcatattttttgaaaagagTCGACATTCACTGAAGCAAAATGAGAACATTTGGACAGTTCAAAGAGTAATTACGGATTGTAGAATTCcaattattaaattggtaCATAGACCTACAGGTATTGATTGTGATTTATCTTTCACGAGTGGCCTTACAACTGAAAATACTAAACTAATCAA AATGTATCTTGATAAGTATCCTCTATGCagaaaactaattttattcataaaagaCTGGATAAATATATGCAACTTGAGTGGCGAAGATGGAATAAGTAGTTATACTATCGCTTGGAtggtaatttattacttacaaACAAAGTTTATCTTACCAAGTGTTGCAGACTTAATAACAGTTGAAGGAaattcatgtatgatcagCGGCTGGGAAACAGGAGTATATGAAGATATATCAGACATCATTAACAATTctagttttaaaaatcttcttagaggtttttttataatgtgcGCTGGCTTTGattatagaaataatattttttgcccACTAATGGGCCGTccgattagaaaaaaagattttgttgTATCAGGTAGACTTAAAAATCTGCCTATTGAAATGTTgccttataaaaattatgtaaagaaaaataaaaacctcGACGCTTTTCGTTTTGATGCAGCTATAGGCGTTCAGGATCCATTTGATTTAAGCCATAATCTTACCAAAGcagttaaaaaatctacaatgaatcgattcaaaatttactgcTTATTGAGTACTCAAAAGctaatagataataaataa
- the LOC103581012 gene encoding endoplasmic reticulum metallopeptidase 1: MQKDGVRYRPGRIGRPLEEGYSNLPSSIKKKSSLSNGTQHLLFALTFFLLISVTVIVMDKHLPEGKLIKNEHKYPGKFIAERARNHVVNLTLLGPRVAGSYANEVRAVNYLTAVINETIKQANDNHKIVIDVTKHSGAFPLTFLDGMTNVYRNVQNVIVKLGPRRDPEHSLLLNCHFDSFPESPGGSDDGAACAVMLEILRVLATSSRYLRHNIIFLFNGAEENLLQASHGFITQHPWAKEVKAFINIEACGAGGRELLFQAGPDNPWIIEVYSKEVPFPYASSLAQEIFQSGIVPGDTDYRIFRDFGKVSGVDFAWTTNGYVYHTKFDSVEQIALGALQRTGDNILALTQGIATGNYLGNPLLQDHDGSLVFFDFLGAFVIRWPQFIATIINITSIFIGAYSIYLNMKVTRQELKTSTYLKQILICVSIICASWIISMVSVTFIALILTKLEKVMSWYARPAWLFFLYVCPTLAVSMLFFMYAANRQKQVISTPWTLYQLYSDAYSVIWMSVLLACILLEIRSGFIPLHWVIFPAFGNIVRHNLFEKWRDWKWLCYQVGILSLPYMQSFYLSIGALYLFIPIMGRIGAGTNSEVIMANMLSILFCFLLSFTMPMVILIKNAGRVISVMIGLFYLSVAVLILTPLGFPYSGDVSSPAPQRFMIAHTQRQYYDVDGMLKYSGTGYWLVDLDMNSPHSVQSMVPEIGAVLPTNLDCEEQLFCGLPYLVPVRRFLWKTSWIPGPAPTIKIPTQLELVSKISRKNTTTLTFNITGPDHIGIILSPYPGVHLKQWNVVGGDPLACPSWNDREVYFIYYACSSDCVPYNFSIVLQAPENYKEPVLTIALAGHFLHGENQKSQKFEKFLKQFPSWTVITPWTASYTSWEF; the protein is encoded by the exons ATG caaaAAGACGGAGTAAGATATCGCCCTGGACGAATTGGCAGACCATTAGAGGAGGGATACAGTAATTTACCCagctcaattaaaaaaaaatcatcactTTCAAATGGCACCCAACATCTTTTATTTgcgttgacattttttttgttaatatcgGTGACCGTAATAGTAATGGACAAACATTTACCTGAAGGAAAACTAATTAAGAATGAGCACAAGTATCCGGGTAAATTTATCGCCGAGAGGGCGAGAAACCACGTTGTCAATTTAACGTTACTGGGACCTAGAGTAGCCGGTAGTTATGCTAACGAAGTACGTGCTGTCAATTACTTGACAGCTGTTATTAATGAAACTATTAAACAAGCTAatgataatcataaaatagTTATTGATGTTACTAAACATTCGGGTGCATTTCCGCTTACCTTTTTGGATGGTATGACAAATGTTTATAGAAATGTACAGAATGTTATTGTTAAATTGGGCCCAAGGAGAGATCCAGAACACAGTTTACTGTTGAATTGTCATTTTGATTCATTTCCTGAGAGTCCTGGTGGATCTGATGATGGTGCTGCCTGTGCTGTTATGCTAGAAATTTTGAGAGTTTTAGCTACTAGCTCTAGATACCTTAgacataatattatatttttatttaatggagCGGAAGAAAATTTACTAcag gcATCTCATGGATTTATAACACAACACCCATGGGCTAAAGAAGTAAAAGcttttattaatatagaaGCATGTGGTGCAGGTGGACGTGAATTATTGTTCCAAGCTGGTCCTGATAATCCATGGATTATTGAA gtATATTCAAAAGAGGTCCCATTCCCATATGCTTCATCTTTAGCtcaagaaatatttcaaaGTGGAATTGTGCCAGGTGATACTGATTACCGTATATTTAGAGACTTTGGCAAAGTATCTG gtGTTGACTTTGCGTGGACGACCAATGGTTATGTCTATCACACCAAGTTTGATTCAGTGGAACAAATTGCACTTGGAGCACTTCAGCGGACTGGTGATAATATACTCGCATTAACTCAGGGAATAGCTACAGGAAATTATTTAGGAAATCCATTACTTCAAGATCACGATGGTAGTCTTgtgttttttgattttctcgGAGCTTTTGTCATACGATGGCCCCAATTTATCGCcactattataaatattaccagtatatttataggagcttattcaatatatttgaatatgaaAGTCACTCGTcaag aGTTGAAAACTTCGACATATTTAaagcaaatattaatttgcgtCTCAATAATCTGTGCCTCATGGATAATTTCAATGGTGTCAGTAACATTCATTGCACTTATTCTTACAAAACTTGAGAAAGTCATGAGCTGGTACGCTAGACCAGCCtggttattttttctttacgtTTGTCCGACACTCGCAGTATCTATGCTCTTTTTTATGTACGCAGCAAATCGACAAAAACAG GTAATTAGTACACCTTGGACCTTGTATCAGTTATACAGTGATGCTTATAGTGTAATTTGGATGTCAGTATTGTTAGCTTGcattttattagaaatacgTTCAGGGTTTATACCATTACACTGGGTAATATTTCCAGCATTTGGTAATATTGTACGACATAATCTCTTTGAAAAATGGAGAg ATTGGAAATGGCTGTGTTATCAAGTAGGAATATTAAGTTTGCCATACATGcagtcattttatttatcaataggcgcactatatttatttataccgATAATGGGCCGTATAGGCGCTGGTACCAATTCCGAAGTTATAATGGCTAACATGTTGTCAATATTATTCTGTTTCTTACTAAGTTTTAcg atgccaatggtaatattaattaaaaatgctGGACGTGTAATAAGTGTGATGataggtttattttatttgtcagTCGCAGTACTTATATTAACACCTCTAGGGTTTCCTTATAGCGGTGATGTTTCATCGCCTGCGCCCCAACGATTTATGATTGcg cATACTCAAAGACAGTATTATGATGTAGATGGTATGCTAAAATATTCAGGAACTGGATATTGGTTAGTAGATTTAGATATGAATTCTCCTCATAGCGTTCAGTCAATGGTACCTGAAATCGGTGCTGTACTACCTACTAATTTAGACTGCGAAGAGCAACTGTTTTGTGGGTTACCTTATCTCGTACCAGTTAGAAGatttttatg gaAAACAAGTTGGATACCTGGACCAGCTCCCACAATTAAAATTCCCACTCAATTGGAATTGGTGtcaaaaatatcaagaaaaaatacgACAACTTTAACGTTTAATATAACTGGTCCGGATCATAtaggaattattttatcgcCTTATCCAGGAGTGCATTTAAAACAGTGGAATGTTGTTGGTGGTGATCCACTAGCATGTCCCTCGTGGAATGATCGTGaagtttactttatttattacgcTTGTTCATCCGACTGTGttccttataatttttcaatagtcCTTCAAGCTCccgaaaattataaagaacCCGTATTAACTATTGCCTTAGCCGGGCACTTTTTGCACGGAGAAAATCAAAAGTCtcaaaagtttgaaaaattcctAAAACAATTCCCATCATGGACAGTAATCACACCATGGACTGCGTCTTATACTTCATGGGAATTTTAA